The proteins below are encoded in one region of Nitrospira defluvii:
- a CDS encoding helix-turn-helix domain-containing protein, with amino-acid sequence MDPKMNQPADKYETLSLTTRGRGTSQVSASKSVPSRSPSTLPGPGENVTAHPDVAKPDEKTAPHQRTIPFMPTLPQVAGVTLPELMTLPEICAFLKCKPSYIYSLTSTDRIPHRKFGGTLRFVKVEILQWLDRGRRGPRMNEPPRSDS; translated from the coding sequence ATGGACCCCAAGATGAACCAGCCAGCTGACAAATACGAGACGCTTTCCCTGACAACACGGGGGCGCGGCACGTCCCAGGTGAGTGCCTCGAAGAGTGTCCCATCACGCTCCCCTTCCACGCTCCCAGGTCCTGGGGAGAACGTGACGGCCCATCCTGATGTTGCCAAGCCGGATGAAAAGACAGCACCTCATCAAAGGACCATTCCGTTCATGCCCACCCTGCCGCAGGTGGCAGGAGTGACACTCCCCGAACTGATGACGCTACCAGAGATCTGCGCCTTTTTGAAATGCAAGCCCAGTTACATCTACTCACTGACCAGTACCGATCGCATCCCGCACCGAAAATTTGGCGGCACCCTGCGGTTTGTCAAAGTTGAAATCCTTCAATGGCTGGATCGCGGCCGCCGAGGCCCTCGAATGAACGAGCCACCCAGGAGCGATTCGTAA
- a CDS encoding site-specific integrase, whose amino-acid sequence MIKTIGRNKQWIDIHPNRKAGRIRKVVHGNRETAQRIVNSLYEQYYRGVFGWPKESTTTVAMLIDLVLEDRGLKGSVGEHDVANAALWNKLIGTKPAESIKGSYLKSLAKEWMTVPQKVGGRKKLMLLEAGTVNKRIGFLMRGYQLGLEAEPKLVTAKPVWHQLKENPPKSGFVNWPDFERLRTHQPEWVQVPSTIGHWSGMRLDEVLGLERIQVTFDHNKQDVTIDLRPGETKNGEPRFITLSGDPYEVLARWEAQTLQSHPNCKYFCHRDGEKTDSIRYQWERSCVASGLGSWKNPTAKTQSLKGYEGLTFHDLRRTGVRNLRRAGVDQKTIMLIIGHKTTSMFDRYNIIDEEDVRDASRKLRGYIQSKYQNGNSGGQLVDSASPNTPPNP is encoded by the coding sequence ATGATCAAAACGATTGGGCGCAACAAGCAATGGATTGATATTCATCCAAACCGTAAGGCGGGCCGGATACGCAAGGTCGTGCATGGCAACCGTGAAACGGCCCAAAGGATCGTCAATTCGCTCTACGAACAGTACTATCGCGGTGTTTTTGGGTGGCCCAAGGAATCTACCACCACCGTTGCAATGCTGATCGATCTCGTACTAGAAGATCGAGGGTTAAAGGGTTCGGTCGGTGAGCATGATGTGGCTAACGCCGCGTTGTGGAATAAACTCATTGGGACGAAGCCGGCAGAGAGTATCAAGGGAAGCTATCTCAAATCGCTGGCCAAGGAATGGATGACCGTTCCTCAAAAAGTCGGCGGAAGAAAGAAGCTGATGCTTCTGGAAGCAGGAACCGTCAACAAGCGCATTGGTTTCTTGATGCGAGGTTATCAATTAGGGCTCGAGGCAGAGCCGAAATTGGTGACCGCGAAACCGGTGTGGCACCAATTGAAAGAAAATCCGCCAAAAAGCGGATTCGTCAATTGGCCAGATTTTGAACGCCTCAGAACCCATCAACCTGAGTGGGTTCAAGTACCTTCTACCATCGGACACTGGTCAGGGATGCGCTTAGACGAAGTGCTGGGTCTTGAACGGATACAAGTTACCTTTGATCATAATAAGCAAGATGTCACCATTGACCTGCGGCCAGGGGAAACCAAGAACGGCGAACCGCGTTTTATTACCCTGAGTGGTGATCCGTACGAGGTCCTGGCCCGGTGGGAAGCGCAAACCCTCCAGTCTCATCCAAACTGCAAATACTTCTGCCACAGAGATGGGGAAAAGACTGATAGCATTCGCTATCAGTGGGAACGCTCATGCGTTGCTTCCGGCCTAGGAAGCTGGAAGAATCCCACGGCGAAGACACAGAGTCTCAAGGGGTACGAAGGGCTCACATTTCATGATCTCCGTCGAACCGGTGTTCGCAACCTGAGACGAGCGGGTGTCGACCAGAAAACCATCATGTTGATCATCGGGCACAAGACGACCTCCATGTTTGACCGCTACAACATTATTGATGAAGAAGACGTGCGCGACGCGTCTAGGAAGCTTCGCGGCTACATTCAGTCGAAATATCAAAATGGCAATTCCGGTGGACAGCTGGTGGACAGTGCTTCCCCAAACACTCCTCCAAACCCTTAA
- a CDS encoding helix-turn-helix domain-containing protein has product MPSHEKDFLTPKQLAHRWQVSVEYLYRAVLGLPGGIPAMKLGNGSRARWRIALGVIEDWERKHSPPHYE; this is encoded by the coding sequence ATGCCGTCACATGAAAAAGACTTTCTCACACCCAAACAACTGGCCCATCGGTGGCAAGTGTCGGTCGAATACTTATATCGCGCTGTCCTTGGCCTGCCGGGAGGCATACCAGCCATGAAACTTGGCAACGGCTCCCGCGCCCGCTGGCGAATAGCGCTTGGTGTCATTGAAGACTGGGAGCGAAAGCATTCGCCCCCACATTACGAGTAG